A DNA window from Fragaria vesca subsp. vesca linkage group LG3, FraVesHawaii_1.0, whole genome shotgun sequence contains the following coding sequences:
- the LOC101301269 gene encoding uncharacterized protein LOC101301269 has translation MVTAKKPPPPITARHVIRRSWKLLIVFSVALCLLALYRLHSQPDLYSPSSSLSRARSRIARHSVGFAGPAKIAFLFLARRDLPLDFLWESFFENAGGALNFSIYIHSAPGFVFDESTTRSRFFHGRQLPNSIQVGWGESSMIEAERLLFATALEDPANQRFVLLSDSCVPLYNFSFIYNYLMASPGSIVDSFLDVKEGRYNPKMSPIIPKKKWRKGSQWIALIRRHAEVLVDDEVILPVFKKFCRRRPPVDIRKGKLNLKLQKQHNCIPDEHYVQTLLAMSELDGELERRTLTYTLWNNSPNKTESKGWHPMTFNHASAAPQKIREIKEINHVYYETEYRTEWCRINSTAVPCFLFARKFSKGAAMRLLSEGVVGHFDTAALLKPSP, from the exons ATGGTGACGGCGAAGAAGCCGCCGCCGCCGATCACGGCGCGCCACGTCATCAGGAGAAGCTGGAAGCTTCTGATCGTGTTCTCCGTCGCGCTCTGCCTTTTGGCTCTGTACAGGCTTCACTCCCAGCCGGACCTGTACTCTCCTTCTTCCTCATTATCTCGCGCGAGATCTCGCATCGCTCGCCACAGCGTCGGCTTCGCCGGCCCGGCCAAGATCGCCTTCCTCTTCCTCGCGCGCCGTGACCTCCCGCTCGATTTCCTCTGGGAGAGCTTCTTCGAG AATGCCGGTGGCGCTTTGAATTTTTCGATTTATATTCACTCCGCGCCTGGTTTTGTGTTCGATGAGTCCACCACGAGGTCGCGCTTCTTTCACGGCCGTCAATTGCCGAATAGCATTCAG GTGGGATGGGGGGAATCGAGCATGATTGAAGCGGAGAGGTTGTTGTTTGCGACAGCTCTTGAGGATCCAGCGAATCAAAGATTCGTTCTCCTCTCTGACAG TTGTGTTCCTTTGTACAACTTCAGCTTCATATACAATTACCTGATGGCTTCTCCTGGGAGCATTGTGGACAG CTTCCTGGATGTGAAGGAGGGCCGCTACAACCCAAAAATGTCACCCATAATACCGAAAAAGAAATGGCGGAAAGGATCACAG TGGATTGCTTTGATTCGGAGACACGCTGAAGTCCTTGTGGATGACGAAGTTATACTTCCAGTATTCAAGAAATTTTGCAGG CGTCGCCCACCTGTTGATATCAGGAAGGGGAAGCTGAATCTT AAACTTCAAAAACAGCACAATTGTATCCCAGACGAACACTATGTGCAGACACTGCTTGCG ATGAGTGAGCTTGATGGCGAACTTGAGCGAAGGACATTAACTTATACATTGTGGAACAACTCTCCAAATAAAACAGAAAGTAAAGGCTGGCATCCTATGACTTTCAACCATGCGAGTGCAGCCCCTCAAAAGATAAGGGAAATAAAG GAGATCAACCATGTATACTATGAGACAGAATACCGAACAGAATGGTGTCGTATAAATTCTACTGCTGTTCCCTGTTTTCTATTCGCGAGGAAGTTCTCCAAGGGTGCTGCCATGCGCCTTCTCAGTGAGGGAGTTGTTGGTCACTTTGACACAGCTGCATTGTTAAAACCATCACCATGA
- the LOC101303981 gene encoding leucine--tRNA ligase-like, producing the protein MSSTHTQLGLQLQPQLTFTSLLLPSHPLITFYPRLHNRTFKRCVSITASSANEPNDVVEHKPKQKRAYPFHEIEPKWQRYWEKDKTFRTPDEVDMSKPKFYVLDMFPYPSGAGLHVGHPLGYTATDILARLKRMQGYNVLHPMGWDAFGLPAEQYAIETGTHPKITTLKNIDRFRSQLKSLGFSYDWDREISTTEPDYYKWTQWIFLQLLKRGLAYQAEVPVNWCPALGTVLANEEVIDGLSERGGHPVIRKPMKQWMLKITAYADRLLEDLDDLDWPESIKEMQRNWIGKSEGAEMEFSVLSSDGQERDIKITIYTTRPDTIFGATYLVIAPEHPLLSSLVSTTQRESVEEYIDVASRKSDLERTELQKEKTGVFSGCYAKNPVNGEAIPIWVADYVLGSYGTGAIMAVPAHDTRDFEFASKYDIPIRWVVMPHDKKLSGSGKAYSGEGNVINSSNTKLGLDINSLSSKDAAFKVIEWAERTGNGKKKVNYKLRDWLFARQRYWGEPIPVVFSDDSDEGVPILETELPLTLPELDDFSPTGTGEPPLAKAVSWVKTKDPLSGKPARRETSTMPQWAGSCWYYLRFMDPKNSNELVAKTKETYWSPVDVYVGGAEHAVLHLLYARFWHKVLYDIGVVSTKEPFKCVINQGIILGEVQYIAYKDSDGNFVSADSDTSAELQQEIIPDEKVIKSGDSFVLKDNPEISVLARSHKMSKSRGNVVNPDDVVSEYGADSLRLYEMFMGPLRDSKQWNTSGIEGVHRFLGRAWRLVVGSPLSDGTLKEGTVVTDEDPTPEQLRSLHKCIAKVTEEIEATRFNTGISAMMEFINVAYKWKKHPRVIIEAFVLMLAPYAPHMAEELWFRLGHSKSLAYEPFPKVDPAYLEESTILLPVQINGKTRGTIQVEKTCSEEDAFQLASKDEKLSKYLDGVSIKKRIFVPGKILNVILDRQNIKAAVR; encoded by the exons ATGAGCTCTACTCATACCCAACTGGGTCTCCAACTCCAACCTCAACTAACCTTCACCTCACTCCTACTCCCCTCACACCCACTCATCACCTTCTACCCAAGACTCCACAACCGCACCTTTAAACGCTGCGTTTCCATCACAGCCTCATCGGCCAATGAACCCAACGACGTCGTTGAGCACAAGCCGAAGCAGAAGAGGGCCTATCCGTTTCACGAAATAGAGCCCAAATGGCAGCGGTATTGGGAGAAAGACAAGACTTTTCGAACCCCGGATGAGGTTGATATGTCAAAGCCCAAATTCTACGTCCTCGACATGTTCCCTTATCCCAG TGGAGCGGGGTTACATGTCGGCCATCCGCTTGGATATACTGCGACAGACATTCTCGCTAGGCTTAAACGTATGCAGGGGTACAATGTGTTACACCCGATGGGATGGGATGCATTTGGATTGCCAGCGGAGCAGTATGCAATCGAG ACAGGAACCCACCCAAAGATCACAACCTTGAAGAACATTGATCGCTTTCGTTCCCAG CTTAAATCATTAGGGTTTTCATATGACTGGGATCGTGAAATTTCCACAACAGAACCAGATTATTATAAATGGACCCAATGGATCTTTCTTCAGCTATTAAAGAGAGGCTTGGCATATCAG GCTGAAGTGCCAGTCAATTGGTGCCCTGCTCTTGGTACTGTCTTGGCAAATGAAGAAGTGATAGATGGTCTGAGTGAGCGTGGGGGTCATCCAGTAATAAGAAAG CCAATGAAGCAATGGATGCTCAAGATTACAGCATATGCGGATCGCCTTCTTGAAGATTTAGATGACCTTGACTGGCCTGAGAGTATAAAAGAGATGCAAAGAAACTGGATAGGGAAGTCAGAAGGTGCTGAGATGGAATTTTCTGTTCTTAGCAGTGATGGACAAGAGAGAGACATAAAGATTACAATCTACACTACCAGACCGGACACCATCTTTGGAGCAAC ATATTTAGTTATCGCACCGGAGCATCCATTGTTGTCATCATTAGTATCAACAACCCAGAGAGAAAGT GTGGAGGAGTATATAGATGTTGCCTCAAGAAAGAGTGACCTCGAGAGGACTGAGCTTCAGAAAGAAAAGACCGGGGTATTCAGTGGGTGCTATGCTAAAAATCCAGTTAATGGAGAAGCTATTCCTATCTGGGTTGCGGACTATGTCCTGGGCAG TTATGGAACGGGAGCTATAATGGCTGTACCTGCACATGACACTCGTGACTTTGAATTTGCTTCAAAATATGATATCCCAATCCGTTGGGTTGTGATGCCGCACGATAAGAAGCTCAGTGGTTCGGGAAAGGCCTATTCAGGTGAAGGAAACGTTATAAATTCTTCAAACACAAAATTGGGGTTGGACATAAATAGCTTATCTAGCAAAGATGCTGCTTTCAAAGTCATTGAATGGGCTGAGAGGACTGGAAATGGGAAGAAGAAG GTGAACTATAAGTTGAGGGATTGGCTTTTCGCTAGGCAACGTTATTGGGGGGAACCTATTCCAGTAGTTTTTTCAGACGATAGTGATGAGGGTGTTCCCATTCTTGAAACCGAACTGCCCCTCACCCTTCCAGAATTGGATGATTTTTCTCCCACTGGAACAGGAGAACCACCCCTAGCAAAAGCAGTTTCTTGG GTTAAAACTAAGGACCCTTTGTCTGGAAAACCTGCCAGAAGAGAGACAAGCACCATGCCCCAGTGGGCCGGTTCTTGCTG GTACTATTTGAGATTTATGGACCCAAAAAACTCAAATGAATTGGTGGCCAAGACAAAAGAAAC GTATTGGAGCCCAGTTGATGTGTATGTTGGTGGTGCTGAACATGCTGTTCTCCATTTACTTTATGCAAGATTCTGGCACAAG GTTCTCTATGACATTGGTGTCGTCTCCACCAAAGAACCCTTCAAGTGTGTCATAAATCAGGGCATTATTCTTGGAGAA GTTCAATATATCGCTTACAAAGACTCAGATGGGAACTTTGTCTCTGCAGACTCTGATACATCAGCTGAGCTTCAACAAGAAATAATTCCGGATGAAAAG GTCATTAAATCTGGGGATTCTTTTGTACTGAAAGACAATCCTGAGATCTCTGTTCTTGCACGTTCTCATAAAATGAGTAAGAGTAGGGGAAATGTTGTCAATCCTGATGATGTCGTTTCTGAGTACGGGGCAGATTCACTTCGCTTATATGAAATGTTCATGGGGCCATTGAG AGACTCAAAACAATGGAATACGAGTGGTATTGAAGGTGTTCATCGGTTTTTGGGAAGAGCCTGGAGGCTAGTTGTTGGTTCACCGTTATCTGATGGTACACTCAAAGAGGGAACAGTAGTGACTGATGAGGATCCTACTCCGGAGCAGCTCCGTTCTCTACATAAGTGCATTGCCAAG GTAACAGAGGAAATAGAAGCAACGAGATTTAATACTGGAATTTCTGCAATGATGGAGTTCATCAATGTGGCATATAAG TGGAAAAAACATCCGAGAGTGATTATTGAAGCATTTGTATTAATGCTCGCACCGTATGCACCTCATATGGCTGAAGAGCTTTGGTTTCGGTTGGGACACTCAAAATCATTGGCATATGAGCCTTTTCCTAAG GTCGATCCAGCTTACTTAGAGGAATCTACTATTTTGTTACCAGTTCAAATCAATGGCAAGACGAGGGGTACAATCCAGGTTGAAAAGACCTGTTCAGAGGAGGATGCTTTTCAACTGGCATCAAAAGATGAAAAGCTCTCCAAATATCTTGATGGGGTGTCAATCAAAAAGAGGATTTTCGTCCCTGGAAAAATTCTGAATGTCATCTTGGACCGTCAAAACATCAAGGCAGCTGTGCGATAA
- the LOC101304263 gene encoding uncharacterized protein LOC101304263: protein MIWGSSLGILKPQPIYVLHSKQFLCHHLLVETRRNSSLLGRAFIHDLKIVGDGFHLWLPSISYIHKEKLLSNLYPYAGALGRIKGVLKEFVFLGLIKFVFHFIKMLTSHNTT from the exons ATGATATGGGGGAGTTCTCTTGGCATTTTAAAGCCTCAACCAATCTATGTTCTCCACTCCAAGCAATTTCTTTGCCACCACCTATTGGTTGAAACAAGGAGAAACTCAAGTTTGTTGGGAAGGGCTTTCATCCATGATCTCAAGATTGTTGGAGATGGCTTTCATCTATGGTTACCAAGTATAAGCTACATCCACAAGGAGAAGCTTTTGT CCAATTTGTATCCATATGCAGGTGCATTAGGCAGGATCAAAGGAGTTCTGAAAGAATTCGTCTTCTTGGGACTAATCAAGTTTGTCTTTCATTTCATTAAAATGCTCACAAGTCATAACACTACTTAA
- the LOC101304554 gene encoding uncharacterized protein LOC101304554, which translates to MELLGRPEQYTDEDIGSGEKGFSELLEHEKEELLQDQSDEDGKDNGGLQRIGAKSLSKKRRCTSENGSSNGKRIRKKQLVLNYYEDEDELMDEMERDTEIAFMIKSKTRKRGSPGRGRINRSSSVDSGVKDESKNTISYTSSSSPPSSPSSSVSVLRWERGRCTSRHRKNNGDVCFKCHQCMQESKTIVSCSKCKTNTYCIRCIKEWYPHMKVQDVKEFCPFCRQNCNCNACLHSTGMIKTSKRDLSDYEKTQHLTHLILSVLPFLKEFSDEQKEEIKIEANIQRESPSNIIIEQTLCFNDERVYCNHCATSIVDLHRSCPDPTCKYELCLSCCREIRQGSLLNRTEVKFQYRNRGCEYIHGGDPSRECSSVQAPDNHIEPLTGWNANDDNSITCAPKEMGGCGERKLALKRILPCDWIANLEAKAKTVIDICETKNCTFKHEYGETRTDMLRKAASREDSCDNYLYCPDSWDTLKEGGLLHFRKHWINGEPVIVQNVLEQANGLSWEPMVMWRALSENMDPNSTSQFSEVKTIDCLAGCEVEINTRQFFEGYTEGRMYGNSWPEMLKLKDWPPSDAFENLLPRHCDEFISALPFQEYTDPRAGLLNLAVKLPPGVLKPDMGPKTYIAYGLVEELGRGDSVTKLHCDMSDAVNILTHTAEIKLGDEQKSAISDLKKLHRAQDERELRNWVNSQSGRSGSQIGDDEIIAVDETGGGALWDIFRREDVPKLEAYLKKHVKEFRHTYCSLVERVIHPIHDQSFYLTVDHKRKLKEEFGIEPWTFVQSLGEAVFIPAGCPHQVRNLKSCTKVAVDFVSPENVHECLRLTKDFRQLPKNHRAREDKLEIKKMILYAVDHAVKDLEALVATQV; encoded by the exons ATGGAACTGTTAGGAAGGCCGGAACAATATACCGATGAAGATATTGGTTCTGGTGAGAAGGGATTCTCGGAGTTACTAGAGCATGAAAAGGAAGAGTTACTGCAGGACCAATCAGATGAGGATGGGAAGGACAATGGTGGCTTACAGAGGATTGGGGCAAAGTCTTTGTCTAAGAAGAGACGGTGTACTTCAGAAAATGGATCTTCTAATGGAAAACGAATTAGGAAAAAACAACTTGTGCTAAATTATTACGAAGATGAAGATGAGTTGATGGATGAAATGGAGCGTGATACAGAGATTGCCTTTATGATCAAGTCAAAAACACGGAAAAGGGGAAGTCCTGGCCGGGGAAGGATCAACCGGAGTTCCTCAGTGGATTCAGGAGTTAAAGATGAGTCAAAGAATACTATTTCTTACACTTCATCTTCTTCACCACCATCTTCTCCGAGTTCATCAGTTTCAGTTTTAAGATGGGAACGTGGTAGATGCACTTCAAGACACAGAAAG AATAATGGGGATGTTTGTTTTAAGTGTCATCAGTGCATGCAAGAATCGAAAACTATTGTTTCTTGCTCCAAGTGTAAAACCAACACTTATTGTATCCGTTGCATCAAGGAATG GTACCCTCACATGAAGGTACAAGACGTCAAGGAATTTTGCCCATTTTGCCGCCAAAATTGCAACTGTAATGCATGTCTCCACTCAACTGGCATGATTAAG ACATCAAAACGGGACTTAAGTGACTATGAAAAGACTCAGCATTTGACGCACTTAATTCTCTCCGTGCTTCCATTTCTGAAAGAATTTTCTGATGAACAAAAGGAGGAGATAAAGATTGAAGCTAATATTCAAC GAGAGTCGCCTTCCAACATTATTATAGAACAGACCCTCTGTTTTAATGATGAGCGTGTCTATTG CAACCATTGTGCAACTTCAATTGTTGATCTGCATCGAAGCTGCCCTGACCCAACGTGTAAATACGAACTCTGTCTAAGTTGTTGTAGAGAAATTAGGCAGGGATCCCTTTTAAACCGTACAGAGGTGAAGTTTCAATATAGGAATAGGGGTTGTGAGTACATTCATGGTGGAGATCCATCACGTGAATGTAGTTCTGTACAAGCTCCAGACAATCATATTGAGCCTTTGACTGGGTGGAATGCAAATGATGATAATAGTATTACTTGTGCTCCAAAGGAAATGGGTGGCTGTGGTGAGAGGAAATTGGCTCTGAAGCGAATCCTTCCTTGTGATTGGATTGCAAACTTGGAAGCAAAAGCAAAAACTGTAATAGACATTTGCGAAACCAAAAACTGTACTTTCAAGCATGAATACGGTGAAACAAGAACTGATATGTTGCGAAAAGCAGCTTCGAGGGAGGATTCCTGTGACAACTATTTATATTGTCCAGATTCATGGGACACGCTGAAAGAAGGAGGTCTTTTGCACTTCAGAAAACATTGGATTAATGGTGAACCAGTCATAGTTCAAAATGTACTTGAACAGGCAAATGGTCTGAGCTGGGAGCCAATGGTCATGTGGCGTGCTTTAAGTGAAAATATGGATCCAAATAGTACCTCACAATTTTCAGAGGTCAAGACCATTGATTGCCTGGCTGGCTGTGAG GTGGAAATCAATACTCGGCAATTTTTTGAAGGATACACCGAAGGAAGAATGTATGGAAATTCATGGCCAGAGATGCTTAAGCTGAAGGATTGGCCCCCTTCTGATGCGTTTGAGAATCTTTTGCCCCGACATTGTGATGAATTCATTAGTGCCTTGCCATTTCAAGAGTACACAGATCCTAGAGCTGGTCTTCTTAACCTTGCTGTTAAGTTGCCACCAGGAGTCTTGAAACCAGACATGGGTCCAAAAACATATATTGCTTATGGGCTTGTGGAAGAGCTTGGAAGAGGGGACTCTGTAACCAAGCTGCATTGTGACATGTCTGATGCG GTTAATATTTTGACACATACAGCAGAAATTAAGTTAGGTGATGAGCAGAAATCTGCAATTTCAGACCTAAAAAAATTACATAGGGCCCAAGATGAGAGAGAGCTTCGGAATTGGGTGAATTCTCAGTCTGGACGGTCGGGATCACAAATAGGGGATGATGAAATCAT AGCAGTAGACGAAACAGGTGGTGGTGCTTTGTGGGACATTTTCCGCAGGGAAGATGTCCCTAAGTTGGAGGCTTATCTGAAGAAGCACGTTAAAGAATTCAGGCACACTTATTGTTCATTAGTTGAACGG GTTATTCATCCAATTCATGATCAATCCTTTTATTTAACAGTGGATCACAAAAGGAAGCTTAAGGAAGAATTTG GAATTGAACCGTGGACATTTGTACAAAGCCTTGGAGAGGCTGTATTTATACCTGCTGGATGCCCGCACCAAGTTAGAAATCTCAAG TCTTGTACAAAAGTAGCCGTGGACTTTGTATCCCCAGAAAATGTCCATGAGTGCCTCCGTTTAACTAAGGACTTCAGACAACTTCCCAAGAATCATAGAGCTAGAGAGGACAAACTTGAG ATAAAGAAAATGATACTGTATGCAGTCGACCATGCTGTTAAAGATTTAGAAGCCTTGGTAGCAACTCAAGTTTGA